The following proteins come from a genomic window of Lycium ferocissimum isolate CSIRO_LF1 chromosome 4, AGI_CSIRO_Lferr_CH_V1, whole genome shotgun sequence:
- the LOC132054757 gene encoding EH domain-containing protein 1-like isoform X1 — translation MEFDTCPISHCSKRNEKIYQEWFSFADSDGDGRLIGKDATNFLAMSNLPREDLKQVWAIADSKRQGFLGFKEFITAMQLVSLAQAGHALTSDSLNAEVDLENLQLPTMEGLDGLLAKKKRVAKWTPDSNGSLSLSSRANWFSSSKSAKKVPSNYVTSIIDGLKKLYVKKLKPLEVTYHFSDFVSPLLANSDFDAKPMVMLLGQYSTGKTTFIKHLLRTSYPGAHIGPEPTTDRFVVVMNGPDERSIPGNTIAVQADMPFSGLTTFGTAFLSKFECSQMPHPLLENITFVDTPGVLSGEKQRTQRSYEFTGVTSWFASKCDLILLLFDPHKLDISDEFKRVIASLQGHDDKIRVVLNKADQVDTQQLMRVYGALMWSLGKVLNTPEVSRVYIGSFNDRPIDEDLTGPLGKELFEKEQDDLLTDLKNIPKKACDRRINEFVKRARAAKIHAYIISHLKKEMPAMMGKAKTQKRLIDNLEDEFVKIQKQHHLPAGDFPNVEQFKEALSGYNIDKFEKLKPKLIQAVDDMLGYDIPELLKNFKNPYD, via the exons GTGTGGGCGATTGCAGATTCCAAACGGCAAGGATTTCTCggttttaaagagtttattaCTGCAATGCAG TTGGTCTCTTTGGCTCAAGCTGGTCATGCATTGACAAGTGATTCCTTAAATGCTGAAG TTGACTTGGAAAATTTGCAACTACCTACAATGGAAGGTCTGGATGGACTTCTAGCG AAGAAGAAGCGTGTGGCAAAATGGACACCTGACAGTAATG GCAGTCTTTCGCTATCTTCACGAGCTAATTGGTTTTcatcgtcaaaatctgcaaagaAG GTCCCTTCAAACTatgtaacatcaataatcgatggACTGAAGAAGTTGTACGTCAAGAAACTAAAGCCACTGGAAGTTACATATCATTTCAGTGATTTTGTCTCTCCTTTATTG GCAAATAGTGACTTTGATGCCAAACCCATGGTGATGCTTTTGGGTCAATACTCCACTGGCAAAACAACCTTCATTAAGCATTTACTCAGAACCAGTTATCCCG GTGCTCATATTGGACCGGAGCCTACAACGGACAGATTTGTTGTCGTCATG AACGGACCTGATGAAAGAAGTATCCCAGGGAATACAATTGCCGTTCAAGCAGACATGCCATTCAGTGGCCTAACAACTTTTGGAACAGCGTTTTTGTCAAAATTTGAGTGTTCTCAAATGCCCCATCCT CTGTTAGAGAATATCACATTTGTCGATACTCCCGGAGTTTTATCAGGGGAAAAGCAACGAACACAAAGGAGCTATGAGTTTACAGGGGTGACGTCCTGGTTTGCTTCCAAGTGCGATCTCATCCTGCTATTGTTTGATCCCCACAAACTTGATATTAGCGATGAATTCAAACGCGTGATTGCATCTCTTCAAGGTCATGATGATAAGATACGAGTGGTATTAAACAAGGCTGACCAAGTTGATACCCAACAA CTTATGAGGGTTTATGGAGCGTTGATGTGGTCTTTGGGCAAAGTTCTGAATACCCCTGAAGTTTCACGTGTCTACATAGG ATCATTTAATGACAGACCTATAGATGAGGATCTCACCGGGCCTTTGGGGAAAGAACTTTTTGAAAAGGAACAAGATGATCTCCTTACAGACCTGAAAAACATACCCAAAAAGGCTTGTGATCGCCGT ATAAATGAATTCGTAAAACGTGCTAGAGCCGCCAAGATACATGCTTATATCATAAGTCACCTGAAAAAGGAGATGCCGGCTATGATGGGCAAAGCGAAGACCCAAAAAAGACTGATTGATAACTTGGAAGATGAATTCGTAAAG ATTCAGAAACAACACCATTTGCCAGCTGGGGATTTTCCAAATGTTGAACAATTTAAAGAAGCTCTGAGTGGTTATAACATTGACAAGTTTGAGAAGTTGAAACCCAAGTTGATACAAGCTGTTGATGACATGCTTGGTTATGACATCCCTGAACTTctcaaaaatttcaagaatccATACGACTAA
- the LOC132054757 gene encoding EH domain-containing protein 1-like isoform X3: MLKLTWKICNYLQWKKKKRVAKWTPDSNGSLSLSSRANWFSSSKSAKKVPSNYVTSIIDGLKKLYVKKLKPLEVTYHFSDFVSPLLANSDFDAKPMVMLLGQYSTGKTTFIKHLLRTSYPGAHIGPEPTTDRFVVVMNGPDERSIPGNTIAVQADMPFSGLTTFGTAFLSKFECSQMPHPLLENITFVDTPGVLSGEKQRTQRSYEFTGVTSWFASKCDLILLLFDPHKLDISDEFKRVIASLQGHDDKIRVVLNKADQVDTQQLMRVYGALMWSLGKVLNTPEVSRVYIGSFNDRPIDEDLTGPLGKELFEKEQDDLLTDLKNIPKKACDRRINEFVKRARAAKIHAYIISHLKKEMPAMMGKAKTQKRLIDNLEDEFVKIQKQHHLPAGDFPNVEQFKEALSGYNIDKFEKLKPKLIQAVDDMLGYDIPELLKNFKNPYD; encoded by the exons ATGCTGAAG TTGACTTGGAAAATTTGCAACTACCTACAATGGAAG AAGAAGAAGCGTGTGGCAAAATGGACACCTGACAGTAATG GCAGTCTTTCGCTATCTTCACGAGCTAATTGGTTTTcatcgtcaaaatctgcaaagaAG GTCCCTTCAAACTatgtaacatcaataatcgatggACTGAAGAAGTTGTACGTCAAGAAACTAAAGCCACTGGAAGTTACATATCATTTCAGTGATTTTGTCTCTCCTTTATTG GCAAATAGTGACTTTGATGCCAAACCCATGGTGATGCTTTTGGGTCAATACTCCACTGGCAAAACAACCTTCATTAAGCATTTACTCAGAACCAGTTATCCCG GTGCTCATATTGGACCGGAGCCTACAACGGACAGATTTGTTGTCGTCATG AACGGACCTGATGAAAGAAGTATCCCAGGGAATACAATTGCCGTTCAAGCAGACATGCCATTCAGTGGCCTAACAACTTTTGGAACAGCGTTTTTGTCAAAATTTGAGTGTTCTCAAATGCCCCATCCT CTGTTAGAGAATATCACATTTGTCGATACTCCCGGAGTTTTATCAGGGGAAAAGCAACGAACACAAAGGAGCTATGAGTTTACAGGGGTGACGTCCTGGTTTGCTTCCAAGTGCGATCTCATCCTGCTATTGTTTGATCCCCACAAACTTGATATTAGCGATGAATTCAAACGCGTGATTGCATCTCTTCAAGGTCATGATGATAAGATACGAGTGGTATTAAACAAGGCTGACCAAGTTGATACCCAACAA CTTATGAGGGTTTATGGAGCGTTGATGTGGTCTTTGGGCAAAGTTCTGAATACCCCTGAAGTTTCACGTGTCTACATAGG ATCATTTAATGACAGACCTATAGATGAGGATCTCACCGGGCCTTTGGGGAAAGAACTTTTTGAAAAGGAACAAGATGATCTCCTTACAGACCTGAAAAACATACCCAAAAAGGCTTGTGATCGCCGT ATAAATGAATTCGTAAAACGTGCTAGAGCCGCCAAGATACATGCTTATATCATAAGTCACCTGAAAAAGGAGATGCCGGCTATGATGGGCAAAGCGAAGACCCAAAAAAGACTGATTGATAACTTGGAAGATGAATTCGTAAAG ATTCAGAAACAACACCATTTGCCAGCTGGGGATTTTCCAAATGTTGAACAATTTAAAGAAGCTCTGAGTGGTTATAACATTGACAAGTTTGAGAAGTTGAAACCCAAGTTGATACAAGCTGTTGATGACATGCTTGGTTATGACATCCCTGAACTTctcaaaaatttcaagaatccATACGACTAA
- the LOC132054757 gene encoding EH domain-containing protein 1-like isoform X2, which yields MQLVSLAQAGHALTSDSLNAEVDLENLQLPTMEGLDGLLAKKKRVAKWTPDSNGSLSLSSRANWFSSSKSAKKVPSNYVTSIIDGLKKLYVKKLKPLEVTYHFSDFVSPLLANSDFDAKPMVMLLGQYSTGKTTFIKHLLRTSYPGAHIGPEPTTDRFVVVMNGPDERSIPGNTIAVQADMPFSGLTTFGTAFLSKFECSQMPHPLLENITFVDTPGVLSGEKQRTQRSYEFTGVTSWFASKCDLILLLFDPHKLDISDEFKRVIASLQGHDDKIRVVLNKADQVDTQQLMRVYGALMWSLGKVLNTPEVSRVYIGSFNDRPIDEDLTGPLGKELFEKEQDDLLTDLKNIPKKACDRRINEFVKRARAAKIHAYIISHLKKEMPAMMGKAKTQKRLIDNLEDEFVKIQKQHHLPAGDFPNVEQFKEALSGYNIDKFEKLKPKLIQAVDDMLGYDIPELLKNFKNPYD from the exons ATGCAG TTGGTCTCTTTGGCTCAAGCTGGTCATGCATTGACAAGTGATTCCTTAAATGCTGAAG TTGACTTGGAAAATTTGCAACTACCTACAATGGAAGGTCTGGATGGACTTCTAGCG AAGAAGAAGCGTGTGGCAAAATGGACACCTGACAGTAATG GCAGTCTTTCGCTATCTTCACGAGCTAATTGGTTTTcatcgtcaaaatctgcaaagaAG GTCCCTTCAAACTatgtaacatcaataatcgatggACTGAAGAAGTTGTACGTCAAGAAACTAAAGCCACTGGAAGTTACATATCATTTCAGTGATTTTGTCTCTCCTTTATTG GCAAATAGTGACTTTGATGCCAAACCCATGGTGATGCTTTTGGGTCAATACTCCACTGGCAAAACAACCTTCATTAAGCATTTACTCAGAACCAGTTATCCCG GTGCTCATATTGGACCGGAGCCTACAACGGACAGATTTGTTGTCGTCATG AACGGACCTGATGAAAGAAGTATCCCAGGGAATACAATTGCCGTTCAAGCAGACATGCCATTCAGTGGCCTAACAACTTTTGGAACAGCGTTTTTGTCAAAATTTGAGTGTTCTCAAATGCCCCATCCT CTGTTAGAGAATATCACATTTGTCGATACTCCCGGAGTTTTATCAGGGGAAAAGCAACGAACACAAAGGAGCTATGAGTTTACAGGGGTGACGTCCTGGTTTGCTTCCAAGTGCGATCTCATCCTGCTATTGTTTGATCCCCACAAACTTGATATTAGCGATGAATTCAAACGCGTGATTGCATCTCTTCAAGGTCATGATGATAAGATACGAGTGGTATTAAACAAGGCTGACCAAGTTGATACCCAACAA CTTATGAGGGTTTATGGAGCGTTGATGTGGTCTTTGGGCAAAGTTCTGAATACCCCTGAAGTTTCACGTGTCTACATAGG ATCATTTAATGACAGACCTATAGATGAGGATCTCACCGGGCCTTTGGGGAAAGAACTTTTTGAAAAGGAACAAGATGATCTCCTTACAGACCTGAAAAACATACCCAAAAAGGCTTGTGATCGCCGT ATAAATGAATTCGTAAAACGTGCTAGAGCCGCCAAGATACATGCTTATATCATAAGTCACCTGAAAAAGGAGATGCCGGCTATGATGGGCAAAGCGAAGACCCAAAAAAGACTGATTGATAACTTGGAAGATGAATTCGTAAAG ATTCAGAAACAACACCATTTGCCAGCTGGGGATTTTCCAAATGTTGAACAATTTAAAGAAGCTCTGAGTGGTTATAACATTGACAAGTTTGAGAAGTTGAAACCCAAGTTGATACAAGCTGTTGATGACATGCTTGGTTATGACATCCCTGAACTTctcaaaaatttcaagaatccATACGACTAA
- the LOC132054757 gene encoding EH domain-containing protein 1-like isoform X4 gives MEGLDGLLAKKKRVAKWTPDSNGSLSLSSRANWFSSSKSAKKVPSNYVTSIIDGLKKLYVKKLKPLEVTYHFSDFVSPLLANSDFDAKPMVMLLGQYSTGKTTFIKHLLRTSYPGAHIGPEPTTDRFVVVMNGPDERSIPGNTIAVQADMPFSGLTTFGTAFLSKFECSQMPHPLLENITFVDTPGVLSGEKQRTQRSYEFTGVTSWFASKCDLILLLFDPHKLDISDEFKRVIASLQGHDDKIRVVLNKADQVDTQQLMRVYGALMWSLGKVLNTPEVSRVYIGSFNDRPIDEDLTGPLGKELFEKEQDDLLTDLKNIPKKACDRRINEFVKRARAAKIHAYIISHLKKEMPAMMGKAKTQKRLIDNLEDEFVKIQKQHHLPAGDFPNVEQFKEALSGYNIDKFEKLKPKLIQAVDDMLGYDIPELLKNFKNPYD, from the exons ATGGAAGGTCTGGATGGACTTCTAGCG AAGAAGAAGCGTGTGGCAAAATGGACACCTGACAGTAATG GCAGTCTTTCGCTATCTTCACGAGCTAATTGGTTTTcatcgtcaaaatctgcaaagaAG GTCCCTTCAAACTatgtaacatcaataatcgatggACTGAAGAAGTTGTACGTCAAGAAACTAAAGCCACTGGAAGTTACATATCATTTCAGTGATTTTGTCTCTCCTTTATTG GCAAATAGTGACTTTGATGCCAAACCCATGGTGATGCTTTTGGGTCAATACTCCACTGGCAAAACAACCTTCATTAAGCATTTACTCAGAACCAGTTATCCCG GTGCTCATATTGGACCGGAGCCTACAACGGACAGATTTGTTGTCGTCATG AACGGACCTGATGAAAGAAGTATCCCAGGGAATACAATTGCCGTTCAAGCAGACATGCCATTCAGTGGCCTAACAACTTTTGGAACAGCGTTTTTGTCAAAATTTGAGTGTTCTCAAATGCCCCATCCT CTGTTAGAGAATATCACATTTGTCGATACTCCCGGAGTTTTATCAGGGGAAAAGCAACGAACACAAAGGAGCTATGAGTTTACAGGGGTGACGTCCTGGTTTGCTTCCAAGTGCGATCTCATCCTGCTATTGTTTGATCCCCACAAACTTGATATTAGCGATGAATTCAAACGCGTGATTGCATCTCTTCAAGGTCATGATGATAAGATACGAGTGGTATTAAACAAGGCTGACCAAGTTGATACCCAACAA CTTATGAGGGTTTATGGAGCGTTGATGTGGTCTTTGGGCAAAGTTCTGAATACCCCTGAAGTTTCACGTGTCTACATAGG ATCATTTAATGACAGACCTATAGATGAGGATCTCACCGGGCCTTTGGGGAAAGAACTTTTTGAAAAGGAACAAGATGATCTCCTTACAGACCTGAAAAACATACCCAAAAAGGCTTGTGATCGCCGT ATAAATGAATTCGTAAAACGTGCTAGAGCCGCCAAGATACATGCTTATATCATAAGTCACCTGAAAAAGGAGATGCCGGCTATGATGGGCAAAGCGAAGACCCAAAAAAGACTGATTGATAACTTGGAAGATGAATTCGTAAAG ATTCAGAAACAACACCATTTGCCAGCTGGGGATTTTCCAAATGTTGAACAATTTAAAGAAGCTCTGAGTGGTTATAACATTGACAAGTTTGAGAAGTTGAAACCCAAGTTGATACAAGCTGTTGATGACATGCTTGGTTATGACATCCCTGAACTTctcaaaaatttcaagaatccATACGACTAA